In Ascochyta rabiei chromosome 2, complete sequence, one genomic interval encodes:
- a CDS encoding meiotic recombination, protein MAAQSQPSSNNSARIEIVDGQPVVVVGDRMFALPAVNSGSALPPTTSAANDTLPKLTTDDASFPTQGVLPGLSFDPPRASSQTPFAGMDLPTLKAQQAAKKQELRTVEQTEVLQSGHQTEAWRASIIERKRNLIVELDALRKQISTLGSNPAIVSQHDASTDPVVEAMTASASLSSSFAPSYQQPLAQSMYGFPATNPYAPMMMFPPPFGSFSSFPAVDPAPFVPPPVKPLPHSPGSINRRSRAIEIKPPHEESKKQASSILDPKSPTYEPKSGSAQDTVPPTPSPNKRSSWRQQEASASEKQRDRTLSHKPSLSSVDTTDFFPTNTHEHSSTRVAPTAGAAQVNQDENTAIPATPEKSWPASPWNEGNTSRSRNDKPAPKIGSWPDAYGKPPCLSALKQEASNPSSVPAQSHALQTGSYLHTTSSNTKLNRSYSQQRAATEEIWPFSMPKAVAHIPSTYQEGFQAGYDHVGMPDSTEVLQGYIQGLLTFLADSLNNRCSNASARDSRRQMADSGTPSLHGLVAESTPHDSAVSMTFNRSEALVSSQENVCVSQGHGTLSSHREPVYAPQGTARNAPASFGPGNDCMQNARQLNDIKYPKPAGLFSERQFNGYQHRGPPFPSCNEDASKTLEKGIVPRSDVPVSTHGLGRPFSGNQLANRGHSNSQAMPRFYTVHKEVGPSGYGGNNVLAARPFANHGMSGLDGAMDDLADLVMETKVGDGRSSVSRCAQATGVPASVDTEEASASCFKGSGGKGKQKAASSPTKATESVQEMAASSPANASSSPKKSGEHSPAKAKLEKVTNRFRRSKKDEARTMSSEEKVRRSEKWRQRFDYIKQTEKAEIEGYGEEERRRNGGRR, encoded by the coding sequence ATGGCAGCACAGTCACAGCCTTCTTCGAACAACTCCGCTCGGATTGAGATCGTTGATGGTCAGcccgtcgttgtcgttggaGATCGCATGTTTGCGCTCCCAGCAGTCAACAGCGGTTCTGCGTTGCCCCCAACAACATCAGCAGCCAACGATACACTACCCAAGCTGACTACAGACGACGCTTCGTTCCCAACGCAGGGCGTTCTGCCAGGGCTCTCGTTTGATCCACCACGGGCCAGCTCTCAGACACCGTTTGCAGGAATGGACCTCCCAACACTGAAGGCCCAAcaggctgctaagaagcAAGAGCTGCGAACCGTTGAGCAGACTGAAGTATTGCAGTCTGGTCACCAGACTGAGGCTTGGCGAGCCAGCATTATTGAGAGAAAGAGGAACCTGATCGTTGAGCTCGACGCACTTCGAAAGCAAATCTCAACCCTTGGGTCGAATCCGGCAATCGTAAGCCAGCACGATGCTTCGACAGATCCAGTAGTTGAGGCAATGACGGCATCAGCATCCTTGTCGTCATCATTTGCACCTTCTTACCAGCAGCCGCTGGCTCAGTCCATGTACGGTTTCCCTGCGACGAACCCATACGCGCCGATGATGATGTTTCCACCGCCTTTCGGCTCCTTCTCAAGTTTTCCAGCCGTGGATCCAGCACCGTTCGTTCCGCCTCCAGTGAAACCGCTCCCGCACTCCCCTGGGTCGATTAACCGACGCTCGCGTGCTATTGAGATCAAGCCGCCTCATGAAGAGTCGAAGAAGCAAGCTTCATCAATCTTGGACCCCAAGAGCCCAACATACGAACCGAAGAGTGGCTCGGCTCAAGATACTGTCCCTCCTACTCCGTCGCCGAACAAGCGCTCATCCTGGCGTCAACAAGAAGCGTCGGCGTCAGAGAAGCAACGAGATCGCACACTGTCGCACAAGCCCAGCCTGTCGAGTGTAGATACGACAGACTTCTTTCCTACCAACACTCATGAGCATTCATCCACTCGAGTGGCTCCTACAGCCGGCGCAGCCCAGGTAAATCAAGACGAAAACACAGCCATTCCGGCGACTCCAGAGAAGAGCTGGCCTGCCAGTCCTTGGAACGAGGGAAATACGAGTCGATCGAGGAACGACAAGCCAGCGCCGAAAATTGGATCATGGCCAGATGCATATGGAAAGCCACCTTGTCTTTCCGCTCTCAAGCAGGAGGCGTCAAACCCATCTTCCGTGCCTGCACAAAGCCATGCTCTGCAAACGGGCAGCTATTTGCACACTACGTCCAGCAACACGAAGCTCAATCGATCCTACTCGCAACAGCGGGCGGCGACAGAAGAAATCTGGCCTTTCTCCATGCCTAAAGCTGTTGCGCACATACCGTCTACCTACCAAGAGGGTTTCCAGGCGGGCTACGATCACGTCGGAATGCCTGACAGCACTGAGGTGCTGCAAGGATACATCCAGGGCCTGCTGACTTTCCTAGCCGATTCGTTGAACAATCGATGCAGCAATGCGTCTGCTCGAGACTCGCGACGACAGATGGCCGACTCGGGAACCCCTTCGCTTCACGGCCTCGTGGCAGAATCTACGCCTCACGACTCGGCCGTCAGCATGACGTTCAATCGCAGCGAGGCACTTGTGAGCAGTCAAGAGAACGTGTGTGTTAGCCAGGGGCATGGGACCTTGAGCTCTCATCGGGAACCAGTCTATGCTCCACAAGGTACTGCTCGAAACGCCCCAGCATCCTTCGGTCCAGGCAACGACTGCATGCAGAATGCACGCCAGCTCAACGACATCAAGTACCCCAAACCTGCTGGCTTGTTTTCGGAGAGGCAGTTCAATGGATACCAACACAGAGGGCCGCCTTTTCCAAGTTGCAACGAAGATGCAAGCAAGACACTGGAGAAAGGTATTGTCCCCCGTTCGGACGTACCAGTGTCGACCCACGGCCTCGGCCGTCCGTTCTCTGGTAACCAGCTTGCCAACCGTGGCCATTCCAACTCTCAGGCGATGCCTCGCTTCTACACGGTTCACAAAGAAGTCGGCCCTAGCGGATATGGCGGAAACAACGTGCTTGCAGCTCGGCCTTTCGCTAACCATGGGATGTCAGGACTAGACGGCGCGATGGATGATCTGGCTGACTTGGTGATGGAGACCAAAGTCGGAGATGGCCGCTCTTCTGTCAGTCGTTGCGCTCAAGCTACTGGGGTTCCGGCTTCTGTGGACACTGAAGAGGCGAGCGCATCTTGCTTCAAAGGCTCTGGGGGAAAGGGCAAGCAGAAGGCGGCTTCTTCTCCAACGAAGGCTACTGAGTCCGTGCAAGAGATGGCGGCATCGTCTCCGGCGAACGCATCCAGCTCGCCCAAGAAGTCTGGCGAACACTCTCCAGCCAAGGCGAAGCTCGAGAAGGTGACGAACCGGTTCAGGCGCTCGAAGAAGGATGAGGCTCGCACGATGTCGTCGGAAGAAAAGGTGAGGCGATCGGAGAAGTGGAGGCAACGCTTCGATTACATCAAGCAGACGGAGAAGGCTGAAATTGAGGGATACGGCGAAGAAGAGAGGCGCAGGAACGGTGGTCGACGCTGA